One segment of Strix aluco isolate bStrAlu1 chromosome 4, bStrAlu1.hap1, whole genome shotgun sequence DNA contains the following:
- the CKB gene encoding creatine kinase B-type isoform X1 — MPFSNSHNLLKMKYSDGDEFPDLSVHNNHMAKVLTLDLYKKLRDKQTPSGFTLDDVIQTGVDNPGHPFIMTVGCVAGDEESYDVFKELFDPVIEDRHGGYKPTDEHKTDLNADNLQGGDDLDPNYVLSSRVRTGRSIRGFCLPPHCSRGERRAIEKLSVEALGSLKGDLKGKYYALRNMTDAEQQQLIDDHFLFDKPVSPLLLASGMARDWPDARGIWHNDNKTFLVWINEEDHLRVISMQKGGNMKEVFTRFCTGLTQIETLFKSKNYEFMWNPHLGYILTCPSNLGTGLRAGVHIKLPNLGKHEKFGEVLKRLRLQKRGTGGVDTAAVGGVFDVSNADRLGFSEVELVQMVVDGVKLLIEMEKCLEKGQSIDALIPAQK; from the exons ATGCCCTTCTCAAACAGCCACAACCTCCTGAAGATGAAGTACTCTGATGGTGACGAGTTCCCTGACCTGAGCGTTCACAACAATCACATGGCCAAGGTGCTGACCCTGGACCTGTACAAGAAGTTGAGGGATAAGCAGACTCCCAGTGGATTTACGCTGGATGATGTCATCCAGACTGGGGTTGACAACCCAG GCCATCCCTTCATAATGACAGTAGGATGCGTAGCTGGTGATGAGGAATCCTATGATGTGTTTAAGGAACTCTTTGATCCAGTTATTGAAGACAGGCATGGTGGCTACAAACCAACTGATGAGCACAAGACCGACCTGAATGCTGATAACCTGCAG GGAGGTGATGACCTGGATCCCAATTACGTGCTAAGTTCCCGTGTCAGAACTGGTAGAAGCATCCGTGGATTCTGTCTTCCCCCGCACTGTAGTCGAGGAGAGAGGCGGGCTATTGAAAAGCTCTCTGTTGAAG CTCTGGGTAGTCTGAAAGGTGATCTCAAGGGGAAGTACTATGCTCTGAGGAACATGACtgatgcagagcagcagcagctgattgATGATCACTTCTTGTTTGACAAGCCAGTTTCTCCTCTTCTGTTGGCATCTGGGATGGCACGAGACTGGCCTGATGCCAGGGGTATCTG GCACAATGATAACAAGACCTTCCTTGTTTGGATCAATGAGGAGGATCACCTTAGAGTTATTTCCATGCAGAAAGGTGGCAACATGAAGGAAGTATTTACCCGCTTCTGTACTGGGCTAACACAG ATAGAAACTCTCTTCAAGTCCAAAAACTACGAGTTCATGTGGAATCCACACTTGGGCTACATCCTGACCTGCCCATCCAACCTTGGAACAGGGCTCCGTGCTGGTGTGCACATCAAGCTACCGAACCTTGGGAAACACGAGAAGTTCGGAGAAGTCCTCAAGAGGCTTCGGCTGCAGAAACGAGGCACAG GTGGTGTGGACACAGCTGCTGTCGGAGGAGTGTTCGATGTCTCCAATGCCGATCGTCTTGGCTTCTCTGAGGTGGAGCTGGTGCAGATGGTGGTGGATGGTGTGAAGCTGCtcattgaaatggaaaaatgcCTTGAAAAAGGCCAGTCCATCGATGCCCTCATACCAGCTCAGAAATAA
- the CKB gene encoding creatine kinase B-type isoform X2, translating to MAQLNNQRLPPDEEYPDLSTHNNHMAKVLTLDLYKKLRERVTPSGFTLDDVIQTGVDNPGHPFIMTVGCVAGDEESYDVFKELFDPVIEDRHGGYKPTDEHKTDLNADNLQGGDDLDPNYVLSSRVRTGRSIRGFCLPPHCSRGERRAIEKLSVEALGSLKGDLKGKYYALRNMTDAEQQQLIDDHFLFDKPVSPLLLASGMARDWPDARGIWHNDNKTFLVWINEEDHLRVISMQKGGNMKEVFTRFCTGLTQIETLFKSKNYEFMWNPHLGYILTCPSNLGTGLRAGVHIKLPNLGKHEKFGEVLKRLRLQKRGTGGVDTAAVGGVFDVSNADRLGFSEVELVQMVVDGVKLLIEMEKCLEKGQSIDALIPAQK from the exons ATGGCCCAACTAAATAATCAGAGACTGCCTCCTGATGAGGAGTATCCGGACCTGAGCACCCACAACAACCACATGGCCAAAGTTCTAACCCTGGATTTATACAAGAAACTGAGAGAGAGAGTCACGCCCAGTGGCTTCACCCTGGATGATGTCATTCAGACTGGGGTTGATAATCCTG GCCATCCCTTCATAATGACAGTAGGATGCGTAGCTGGTGATGAGGAATCCTATGATGTGTTTAAGGAACTCTTTGATCCAGTTATTGAAGACAGGCATGGTGGCTACAAACCAACTGATGAGCACAAGACCGACCTGAATGCTGATAACCTGCAG GGAGGTGATGACCTGGATCCCAATTACGTGCTAAGTTCCCGTGTCAGAACTGGTAGAAGCATCCGTGGATTCTGTCTTCCCCCGCACTGTAGTCGAGGAGAGAGGCGGGCTATTGAAAAGCTCTCTGTTGAAG CTCTGGGTAGTCTGAAAGGTGATCTCAAGGGGAAGTACTATGCTCTGAGGAACATGACtgatgcagagcagcagcagctgattgATGATCACTTCTTGTTTGACAAGCCAGTTTCTCCTCTTCTGTTGGCATCTGGGATGGCACGAGACTGGCCTGATGCCAGGGGTATCTG GCACAATGATAACAAGACCTTCCTTGTTTGGATCAATGAGGAGGATCACCTTAGAGTTATTTCCATGCAGAAAGGTGGCAACATGAAGGAAGTATTTACCCGCTTCTGTACTGGGCTAACACAG ATAGAAACTCTCTTCAAGTCCAAAAACTACGAGTTCATGTGGAATCCACACTTGGGCTACATCCTGACCTGCCCATCCAACCTTGGAACAGGGCTCCGTGCTGGTGTGCACATCAAGCTACCGAACCTTGGGAAACACGAGAAGTTCGGAGAAGTCCTCAAGAGGCTTCGGCTGCAGAAACGAGGCACAG GTGGTGTGGACACAGCTGCTGTCGGAGGAGTGTTCGATGTCTCCAATGCCGATCGTCTTGGCTTCTCTGAGGTGGAGCTGGTGCAGATGGTGGTGGATGGTGTGAAGCTGCtcattgaaatggaaaaatgcCTTGAAAAAGGCCAGTCCATCGATGCCCTCATACCAGCTCAGAAATAA